GGACGATATCGGCGTCGACGCCGGCCTCCGCGACCAGCTCTCCAGCCCGTTCGGCCATCGCATCCTGTGAGCGTTTCGCTTCCGGTTTATCGACGACCGCGACGGTGAGGTCGTCGCCGACCTCGTGGGTGCGATCGACTGTCCGACGGAGTGTTTTGATCGATTCGTCGCTGCCGACGATTCCCACTAAGACGTTCATACGCATGACTGTGCACCCATGCACGAAAACCGTTGTGCCGCTGGGACTGCTCCCGAGGGTGTCGTTGGGGTGGCCGCGGGCTGTCGACCCCCGATCTCGATCGTCACGAACGAATACTCGAGTGTGAGTCAACACTGCGCGTATCGGCCGCAGACGTTGCGCATGACGACGACGTTAAGAGCGTGTGGTGAATACGATGACGGAATGAGTGATGCGGCGCTCGATGTCGTGGAGTTCCTGCTCACGACGAGCGTGTATTCGGACGACAGGACGCTAGACGAGAACGATCTCCCGCCGGCGTTCCGGCGGGTCTTCTGGACCGGGGGTGTCGAGGACGACGGCGACGGCGCTGAGGGGCGCAAACACGCCGGCATCAGCCGTCCACTTTCGGCGACCAACGCGACTGCCCGCGAGGCGACGGACGTCGACCGTCCCTGGGACGCCATCTCGGAGCTGATGTTCACCGAGCGCGACGAGTTCTCGGGAACGATCACCCTCGCCCAGGAGGAGATGGCCGAGCAGTGGTTCGCCGAGCGCGTCGACGACGAGCGACTGCGCGAGAACCCGACGCTGACGAAACACTTTACCACCCACGCGGAACACGGCGACCAGTTCGACGTGACCCACGAGGAAGCGCGGGAGGAAAACCGGCCGATTCAGGCCGACCGCGTTTGGATCGACGGACTGCTCAACGAATACTTCGACGAGGAAGACGACGAGGAGATGCTCGACCTCGTCGAGGTTCGGGCACCGGAGGAGGTCGACATGTCCCTCGACGACCTCGTGCTCACCGAGGATCAGGAGAACGAACTCAACAAGATCGCGAAGGCGATCGAACACCGCGACTATCTCGCGGATATCGGGCTTCGTGAGATCGGGAAGCTGCTGTTCGTCGGTCCGCCGGGGACCGGGAAGACGTCGACGGCGCAGGCGCTGGCCCAGGACATGGATCTCCCGTTCGTCGAGGTCAAACTCTCGATGATTACGAGCCAGTACCTCGGCGAGACGGCAAAAAACGTCGACAAGACGTTCGAGGTCGCAAAACGGCTCTCGCCGTGTATCCTCTTTATCGACGAGTTCGACTTCGTCGCCAAGACCCGCAGCAGCGACGAACACGCCGCCCTCAAACGCGCGGTCAACACGCTCCTCAAGAGCATCGACAACATCTCGCTCATCGAGGACGACGTCCTGTTGATCGGGGCGACCAACCACCCCGACCAACTGGACGACGCCGCCTGGCGGCGCTTCGACGAGATCATCAACTTCCCCAAACCCGACCACGGCATGCGGGCGGACATCCTCTCGCTCATCACCCGCACGATGGATATCGACGAGTTCGAACCCCAACTCATCGCCGAAGTCACTGAAGGGCTGACCGGCAGCGACCTTCGAATGGTGTTGCGAGAGGCCGTCCTCGAGGCCCTGACGGAAGACCGAACGACGCTGACCCAGGAGGACCTGCTCAACGCCGTCGAGGAGTTCGAGGAGCGCGATACGCTGAAGAACATGGACATGATGGGCGGCGACCACGACGCGCTCGTCGCCGGCGGGGACCTCGGGAAGGCCAGCGACGGCGGCGAGCCGAGCGGGTCAGCGGAGGGGCACGACCACAGCCACGATCATAGCGATCACGACCACGACCATAGCGATCACGATCACGACCACAGCCACTGACACAGATTACGGTCGCGGTCACTGACACAGATTACGGT
Above is a window of Natronorubrum tibetense GA33 DNA encoding:
- a CDS encoding universal stress protein — its product is MNVLVGIVGSDESIKTLRRTVDRTHEVGDDLTVAVVDKPEAKRSQDAMAERAGELVAEAGVDADIVQLEGDPGSSLVDYAEQGEYDQLVIGGGTLSPMGKIQLGPITEFVLLNAPTTVKLVR
- a CDS encoding ATP-binding protein — its product is MSDAALDVVEFLLTTSVYSDDRTLDENDLPPAFRRVFWTGGVEDDGDGAEGRKHAGISRPLSATNATAREATDVDRPWDAISELMFTERDEFSGTITLAQEEMAEQWFAERVDDERLRENPTLTKHFTTHAEHGDQFDVTHEEAREENRPIQADRVWIDGLLNEYFDEEDDEEMLDLVEVRAPEEVDMSLDDLVLTEDQENELNKIAKAIEHRDYLADIGLREIGKLLFVGPPGTGKTSTAQALAQDMDLPFVEVKLSMITSQYLGETAKNVDKTFEVAKRLSPCILFIDEFDFVAKTRSSDEHAALKRAVNTLLKSIDNISLIEDDVLLIGATNHPDQLDDAAWRRFDEIINFPKPDHGMRADILSLITRTMDIDEFEPQLIAEVTEGLTGSDLRMVLREAVLEALTEDRTTLTQEDLLNAVEEFEERDTLKNMDMMGGDHDALVAGGDLGKASDGGEPSGSAEGHDHSHDHSDHDHDHSDHDHDHSH